In Patescibacteria group bacterium, one genomic interval encodes:
- a CDS encoding exopolysaccharide biosynthesis polyprenyl glycosylphosphotransferase: MTLALRYKDFSFWPGTQTKIFVFHFSIFYFFWLLFLFILDFYKISFLKRIYSFFRNLIIFIFFAGATGTIYFYLQPQLAITPKTILFLDVLFFSCLFLIWRFVFIWILKLLSFKEKIVIIEFNPKFSELLTNSLREGDHEVSLIYNTVSSKESAIISNLAKYGVTSDISQLKKIIEKERVETVVFTPSFYKNEKLVKEIFSNIPLKLNFINFADFYENLSKKVLIETADELWFLENVSQVERKIDEILKRSLDIVFSFLGILITIVFLPFIALAIKLDSPGPIFFLQKRVGKDRKIFTLYKFRTMKVSLNQDKELWRERDPNQIIRVGKILRKFYLDELPQFLNILKGDISFVGPRPEWIRLAKIFEREIPFYSLRYIIRPGFTGWAQLNFPPSTSVEEAKEKFQYDLYYIKNRSFFLDLEIILKTIKLIFK, encoded by the coding sequence TTGACATTAGCTCTAAGGTATAAAGACTTTTCTTTTTGGCCTGGCACCCAAACCAAAATTTTCGTTTTTCATTTTTCGATTTTCTATTTTTTTTGGCTTTTATTTCTTTTCATTTTAGATTTTTATAAAATCTCTTTTCTGAAAAGAATTTATTCTTTCTTTAGAAATTTAATAATTTTTATCTTTTTTGCTGGAGCTACAGGAACAATTTATTTTTATCTCCAACCTCAATTAGCCATTACACCAAAAACAATTTTATTTTTAGATGTTCTATTTTTCTCCTGTCTTTTTTTGATCTGGCGATTTGTTTTTATTTGGATTTTAAAACTCCTTAGTTTTAAAGAAAAAATAGTGATTATTGAATTTAATCCGAAGTTTTCTGAACTATTAACAAATTCTCTTCGAGAAGGAGACCATGAAGTGTCTCTTATTTATAATACTGTTTCTTCGAAAGAATCGGCGATAATTTCTAACTTAGCAAAGTATGGAGTTACTTCCGATATATCTCAACTAAAAAAAATTATAGAGAAAGAGAGAGTTGAAACAGTAGTTTTTACTCCAAGTTTTTACAAAAACGAAAAATTAGTAAAGGAAATTTTCTCAAATATTCCTTTAAAATTAAACTTTATTAATTTCGCTGATTTTTATGAGAATCTGAGTAAAAAAGTTTTAATTGAAACTGCAGATGAGCTTTGGTTTTTAGAAAATGTTTCCCAAGTAGAAAGAAAAATCGATGAAATCCTAAAAAGAAGCCTTGATATAGTTTTTTCTTTTTTAGGAATTCTAATTACCATAGTTTTTTTACCTTTTATTGCTTTAGCTATAAAACTTGATTCTCCAGGTCCCATTTTTTTCCTTCAAAAAAGAGTAGGAAAAGACAGAAAAATTTTTACTTTATACAAATTTCGAACAATGAAAGTTTCTTTAAATCAAGATAAAGAGCTCTGGCGAGAAAGAGACCCCAATCAAATTATCAGGGTGGGTAAAATTTTGAGAAAATTTTATTTGGACGAACTCCCTCAATTTCTTAATATTTTAAAAGGAGACATAAGTTTTGTTGGGCCGCGGCCTGAATGGATAAGATTAGCCAAAATTTTTGAAAGGGAAATTCCTTTTTACTCTTTGCGTTATATAATCAGGCCGGGCTTCACTGGCTGGGCCCAACTAAATTTTCCTCCCTCAACTTCAGTCGAAGAAGCTAAAGAAAAATTTCAGTACGATCTTTATTATATTAAAAATCGCTCTTTCTTTTTAGATTTAGAAATTATTTTGAAGACAATCAAGCTTATTTTTAAATAG